Genomic DNA from Lactuca sativa cultivar Salinas chromosome 8, Lsat_Salinas_v11, whole genome shotgun sequence:
TCATTTCCATTTTCCACCACCAATAAGCGTCTCTTTATTTTAAgctgatgtttttttttttaaatgttagcTATGGGATGAAAGAAGAGATGGCTGAACATCCATTTCTCTCAGAAAGATGTGGAAGTGGCACGATGAGTGCTTCAATGGGTGGTGATTCTTGGAACTTGGAACCACTGGCTATGAACAACAAcaacacatcatcatcatcatcttcttcttcttcattaatGGTCCACACAAAACAAAGGGCTTATTATGATTATGATCAGTTGACTTTAAAAATTAATCAAAGAAAAGATGAACAACCCAAGAAAGTTATGCATCATTTCTTTGATGAATCTCCACAGAATGACGATGTTGATGGTGGTAATAAAGATTCTTCCACTACTCAACTTTCCATCTCAATCCCAAATGGTGCTCGAGACTTCTTCCAGACCCATAATCGTAATTTCAACTCATTTTTCTTCTTTCCCTTTGGTGTTGTCTATTTGATTAAAACAATGAAAAGTAATTATAGTTTCTCAATGTGTTGCAGATAAATGAGGTTTTCATTTGAAAGAAGGACAAGGAATTTCACAGGGGTGTTGGTGGATTAGTAagtgttaacttttttttttttttttttttttttggttgtgTGAAAGGAATGCTGCTACTTATTAGAGACTTATGTAGTTTCTTTAAAAAATGACATGTTTCGTGAGGTTTTCGACTGGGCTATAAAACGTTACAACAATTAGCGTGTGTTTATTTCACAGATTTTGAGGAATTTGGAGGTTTTGAAATGTAAATTTAAGTTAAATGTGCTTTTGGTTGACAAAATCAAAGAAATTAGTATTCTTTAAATTCTATGTCGGAAGGAATTTTTATTATTTGGTTTGGTTACAAGCAAAGATTTTAGATCCAGTTACTTATATTTTATTGAAATGACAAAAGGTGCTTTCATCATTTATTTTAGTCCTGATTcatcaaataaaaaaattattaagggGTGCGAACAAGCTAATTGACTTGTGAGCTATTCGGAAGTGATTAGTTAAAAGCTCGATTTGAAGTTGATTTTAAATGAGTCCGAGCCAAGCTTGAGCGTAAGATTAGAGTTGTTTATTAAACGAGTTCGAGTCTGTGTTATTAAACCTGATTAGGCTTGTGAGCCTAAACGAGTcttcatatatataatataaaatttagaattttatttttatatattaaaattaataccATTTTAGGGAATTAGGGTATAACTGTATACGAGCCGAGCCCAAACCTAGTCTGAGCCTGTATAAATTTAAACGAGTCGATCTAGAACTTCATACCATAAGGCTCGAAATGAGTCGAGCTCGAGACTAGAAAAAAATAAATGGATCAAGTTTGAGCTTGGCCAAACTCGAGCTTGAGCCTAAAGAAAATTAAACAAGTCAAGTCTGAGCTTGGTCAAACTCGAATTCAACTTAACATGTTTGCACCTCTACTCCCAAGCCCATTCATACCTTATCCACACCCTACTTACCCTCCCACCCTACTTTGCATCCCATCCCACACAcgtataattatatatttttattttgtaaagttatatatatatatatatatatatatatatatatatatatatatatatatatatatatatatatatatatatatatatatatatatatattatgtgcagattaaataaaaaaataggcTTGAGTTGGtaaaagtttaaaaaattaaaactttaattaaataaaattttattatttttattaaaaattacaAAACAATTTCAATAAAAATGTAATTTGATTATATTACATAGATCACTTTTTGATTATTTGACAAATTGCAAgccaaatacaaaataaaatttattatattttatgtcGGCGAAACGCATAAAAAATTTGAATTTCTTCGTATTCCAGTTAATTCATTTGACAAATTTTGTTATTTGATTTTGACTTGTGGGAAACAAGACTTGGAGGGTAAGGCTATGAGAGTATGGGCCAAGGGGGTTCATGTTTCCCCATTTAATCATTTATGCCCAGTTAAGGTTGAAAATCAGGTTTGAGCCCAAATACTTCTTTTAAGGGCAAGTTGGGCTCAGAGCCGAAAGACTTAAAAGGCTCGGTCATTTCTAATTCCTAcaaaaaaacctaaagaaatcgcTTGCAAAGACGAATATCTAAGAAATGGTgcatataatattaaatatttaaatacatGTTGAATTTTATACAAGTAACCAACTGTTGTCATATAATACACGTCAATATGATAAGAATAATATTTAAAAGAACAATCATTTTACATATCTACATGATTATatagattttttataaaaaattcaaGCAAAAGTATGTGTTATTGTTATTAACTTTTTATTCTGAACTAGGTGGGGAACCCCGCGGGGGTCGGATCCGACAATTTTTTCTGTTGTTTGTTCTTTGTAAATGTTATTCGATCAACTATTTGTTTATAGTTTGAGTTGCTCATTGCTTCCCTCTTTAACTGATCTGTAAGCAAAGTAAGAAAGTTGTTAGATTACCATCTTTAACTGAAATAGAATTAAAATGCAACACATTTTGACAAATtctggaaatggaaatcatataTCATAAACCAAAATAACCAACATTGCATTCAAACGCTAAAACATAAAGTATATTAGCAAGTAACTTCTACATTCTGTAGTTCTTCCTATAACTGTAATACTTGAGATGTTCTCCATCATCCCAGCCATAATGTCAAAAATTGGGCTCGAATCACCAACCTGTttgattaaaattaaataaaatcagAACACATCAGAAACCTGCTACACTTCCAGGGGCATTCTAGTATTTTTAAACGAACATGTACCTTAGATGTCAACTCCACAAGGCATTTATCCACCAACCATGAAAAATTTTCTTCGATTTGATCGTGTCTGCTCCGAAATCCACAACATCTAGCGCCAAATGTACACTTTTTCTAAGATGCCTAATGACATCAGCAATAGCTCCAGCTATCACAACCAAAGCTACTTTCTCTGTTTCTTGTGCAAGTGATGTGGTAACCTCTAAGATGTGCAGCGGCATATCAGGTTTTTTAAGTATGTTTTAGTGATAAAGATGCTTGATTAATATACAAAGTAGAAAATGTGTGTTGTGTGCTGAAAAAAAATacctaggaatgaatgaatgtatATCAATCCATGATATTCACCATTTTTTCACTGCAAATCAGCCATGAATTCTGGATCAATGTAAACTCTTATGGCAGTGTTTGTCTTGAATAATTATATCATACTGAGAGTGCTCCTTCCTTGGCAGCAACTAATTTAGACCAAATGGTACAGAAGCATTTTGAAGATATGTTATACAAAAATATGAAAAGAACCATCAAACATATGAAACACATTAGTCCACATAGTGTAATTAGTAAATATTCTTACTTGATCCAGCTTCTTGACCAAGCAAGGGATCCTACTACAACCTGCCAAGTTATTATATACGTGTGGGGAGAGGGGGCAACTTTGTTAACCACCTCGTCAAACAAAATATATTTGTATCTCAAATTTTGCAATAGAAAGAAACTTGAAAGTACAACGTTTTAATTGAGTGGATTTTGGAAATACAATGTCTTACTAAGAAAAATATGATGTAATAGAAGAAAATAGAAGTTAGATACTATAATACGCATGTAGATGAATAAATGGTGATTGTTATTGCATTTAGCTCTTACATGAAATAACTTATTATGTAAATTTGACATCATGGGACAATGACAGTTAGTAATTAGCTAAGAACTAACTTTTTTTTTGGATATTATAGACGTTGAACTTTAAGGTCTGTGACTACAACCTGTAAGAAACCTCTACCTGATAGCCAAAGTGGAAAATATGaatatcaataaaataatatatcatCAATTAATGCATTTTCTTGAGGAGTTAATGCAATCAATGCTCTAGCCACCAAACTACAAGTGGTatcatattgaaaaaaaaaatcaaacctcCAAATATTTTACATATACTTCAATAAGCATATAATAACAGTGGGCAGGGGCCATATGGtcctaaaacttaaaaaaaataattttatcaaTATAAAAAGTGTGCAGGGGCAATATGGTCTTAAAAAtgcaaatataatttttttattattaaaacagTGTGCAGGGGCAATATCGTCCTAAaactataaaaaatgatttttattaatatataaacagAGTTCAGGGGCAATACCGTCCTAAAACTgtagaaattgattttttttttaatataaaataagtGTGCAGGGGCAATATGGTCCTAAAACCATAAAAAatggattttattaatataaacatCACGTCCTTTATATGGTTCTCAACTCcattaaaaatttgaaaaatagaATGTTAACAAGCTTTTACACCAAATTAAAGACAATCACAATTGTGGGAAAAAACAACAATCACATTAGTGTACCAAAATCAACAATgcataaaacttaataatctccAAAAGCCGGACTTATGATAAACCAAATTAAAATTCATGTGATGTTTAAAAAATCTATACCTTACCATGTAAAGatactttgataaaaaaaaatcaagatatATTACGGTTATAGATATTCACATAAGTTGTTGTAAGCTAAGAATATATGCCACATTTTGTTCGTTTTTAAGGTGGTCGATATCTTCAGCTTTTTGAGGCTGAGAGCCAACAATAAGATTTTATGTTATCAGATTATAATTCATGCCTGAAGAGGCATGTCAAATATTGTTATAGATACTATCAAGAATCAAAAGTATAACTTTTTTATAATCTTCCTTTTTACATCATAAAAAGTAAAGCTACATTTATGTATCCTTCTTTTTCATCTTTCTgtaattgactttgacttttggtaGTCAAAAAATAAAGGTAAAATGCATCGTAGATTCATAACTTTAtgttaaagacttccaaaagGCAAGCACATATAAAAACCTAAAATAATAACAAAAAGAAAACCTTATTAATCGATTTAAGACCCTAGAGACATGAAATACTCAATCTCTGAAAGTagaagaatttaaaattttcacggTAAAAAACTGAAAGCATACAGACCATTTTGCAATTCACCCAAAATTAGAAAAGTGATTACCTCAGTTGACTCTTCTGTAATACTCTGGCATACCCAACCCGTTTAGCCTaccaaaagaaaatattaaacaaCCATCAAAatgtaaaagattttttttatatacattgACATAAATTTTATGTTGTTTCGTTTTCGATTTGGGCTATATCATGTGACGAATCAAGTAATGTTAGATTATTACTTTTACCAAATCGATGCCTAGAATTTCAGATCCCATACTATTGACCTTAACATATTATAAACAAATAGAATAAGTAATTCCattgtcatttttatttcatGTGTAGTGAAAAATATCAAAAACTACCTTCATTTGACCCATGGCAGAACAATCAAAACACCACATCAGGTTTTGCTAATATCATCCATCGGTGATTCGTTTCTGTCCCACGAAACCTACAACCGTATTAAAGACCCCAAGTTTACTGTATCGCAAACGATTACATCTGGTACAGATTGTAAAAAACATGAAAACCTTGATTATCCCTAAAACATAGtgaaattttttttaacataGTGGTTCTTGCTCACCTGGAAATCAATAAGATAGCATACCATTGCACAACACTAAaacctgcaaaaaaaaaaaaaaccaacttCAACATAAACAAATTGAACACAAAAAAATATCAGTGtgtgtaaaaaaatatatatgtaataGAAACACAATCACTTATTGAATTTTATAGACATTATATATactaaatagtgaatttaaacaACTTTATGATACCTATTATGCAGGCTAAAAAGGAAAGAGGAAGTTATTTTGAAATACCAACCATCCCTAGAAGTTTTATCTATATCAAGCAGCAAGTATCCAATTGGGGAGAGAAAGGAAGGTACCAGATGTAAGATGTATGACAGAAACATATCCTCTGAGGAATACCAAATCAGTCTCAATAACTATATAACGCATCTGCAATTTAATAGCATAAAACGAAAATCAAGCAGACACAATAATGAATGATCAATCCGAATCAAAACCGAAAAGACGATAATTAGACAATAATTAGAAGCAGTTGGCGGTGGGAGCAGAACATAACACGTCGCAATTAGTGGCGGTGGGAATGAAAGGTTCGAGAAGTATTAAGAGGAGATCCCAATTTGAGGCGGTAGATATATGGTAACACTGCGCAATTTAACATGAAGTGACTTGCTCCTATTCCTGCACAAATTAGCATGAGGACactattcctaaggattgtccatgtttaatatgtatatataatcagATATTAAACACCTGGAAAATTGTTGGTGGTGGCTTGGTGCCAAGCGTATATATCACAAAAGAAAAAgggaaatcttcagaaaagtcccaTTATTTTGAGAAAAGTTACATTTAAGtcccaatttttttttgaactAAAAAACCCAAGAAACCGGATAAACCTTACAGTTTAATCCTTTTTGACCTATTGAGCAGCTCACCTTTACAACCCAAACACATTTTCCACTAGGCTAGACACCATTTCTTGATATCAACCCTTAAAGTTTGAATATAATGTATTAAATGTTGAAGCTTTTCATTGAAAATGAGCAAAATCCAAAATGGGATTTGAACCCACAACCTCCTACTAACAATGCTAACCATTTTCCACTAGGCTATCAACTTTTTGTTAATTACTAACCTCAACATTAGATATAATGCTCAAAATGCTGaagcttttattattattattattattattattattattataataatatttaaaaacgTAAATATATATAAACTTCGAAaaaaagaattacatttattatttctattattattaattaatatattataattattattattaaatatatatatatatatatatatatatatatatatatatatacatatttttaatataaatatatatgtgtatttttttttcgaagttatatatatatatatatatatatatatatatatatatatatatatatatatatatatatatatatatatacacgtatttttaataataataataattataatatattaattaataataatagaaataataaatgtaattctttttTTCGAAGTTTAGATATATATTACTGTTTTTTTCGAAGTTTATATATATTTacgtttttaataataataataataataataataataataataatagtagtagGAATAATAAAAGCTTCATCATTTTAAGTGTTATATATATTGTTAAGTAGTGTAATTAACAAAAAGTTGATAGCTTAGTGGAAAGTAATTGGCATTGTTAGTGGGTGGTTGTCGGTTCGAACcctatttcttttattttcaatGAAAAACTTCAGCATTTAATACATTATATTCAAACTTTAAGGAATGAAATCAAGAAATAGTGTCTAACCTAGTGGAAAATGTGTTTGGGTTGTATAGTGAGGTCATGGGTTTGAATCCGACTCGTCTCATTTTCTAAATAAAGTCTGATTTTTGCATTTCAAAGAAGCATAGTCAGCATCCACATCAGCCGTTGTCCAGTTGGCATGCCATGTGGCATAGGTGACCTGTTCAATAGGTCAAAAAGGATTAAAGTGTAAGGTTTATCCGGTTTCTTGgggtttttttgttaaaaaaaaaagttagtacTTAAATGTAACTTTTcccaaaataatgagacttttctgaaaagaaaaattAGTCAAATTTGTATTTGAAAGTTAAAAGTTTGACCTACAAATTACTATCTACGTTTTTTATAATTAGAAATTTAGAAGTTTTAATCCCGATTTCCCTAACTAACGAATAAATATTAATCAACCCTcctatcaaaaatacaaaaatccaACCATCTTTCGTTGGTTGCTAATTAACATGTTTAGCGAAGACTTGTTATTTTGAAGATAAAAAATACTGCTTACATGCGTACagaaaatataagcataaaacataaAGTTCATATATCATCAACATTAAAGTTTAGATTCTCTTAATTCAAAACATCATTAAATTTATATACAGATCTTAATAAGaatcagaaaaaaaaacattattaaattTATATACTGATCTTAATAAGAATCAGAAAAATAAATGCATGCATGCATGTTCTAATCTAAGTCTATGATCTTCTAGCTACTCCTGTTTGCCCAACTTCAAATTAATTGGTTCAAAATCTGATCGGTAGACGAACATTTGATCATCAGATCGTTTGGAAACGATTGTCTTCTCTTTGTAAAACAAAAAAACTCCAGTCCATATCTTAACACTTGCATTTGGATCATCAAATAACTCCAGATTCCTTGTATTATTAATATCTTCTGATTCTTCCTTGTTGAAAACATATATCTTCTCCCAGGATTCAGCATCAGTCCCGAGAACCCAAAATTCACAACCACAATTAATTGAAGACTTACAAAAATACCCCAATCTCCCATCATGTTTTACCAATTGCCTTGAAGTATACAACTCATAGTCCCGATCTTGAATCGGCGATGAAAAAGTTGTCCATTTTTCAGAATATGAATCAAATTTCAAGATGTCATTGTTCAACAATAACATGTAGATTGAGCCTCTCGTGGTGATTACCGGGCTTGCCATATCCAAGCTAACTGAAGATGGCAACAATAAGAGATCCATCAACTTCCATACCCATGTCGTTGAGTCGAAGATTTCACAACGATATGTCCTGTAAAATTCACCCCTCCTTTTCACGAAATTGGAAGAAGATAACCTGATAATCTTGTAATGGAGTACTGGATTTGAACCCACCACCACAATCGCAATCTTCTCAGTTGTATACCTGGTTCTTGGATTCGGCAATGGTACAACCTGTTTAGTTGCAGGTTTACAAACATAGTATGAAATCGACCCAGAAAATCTTGTATAAGGACTCTGGAACACGATGATTCCTTGCTCCGAAGATGCTAGAATTCGAGCATTACGTGGTAGAAAACCAAGATCGATGCTCTTTGATCCACGTGATGGTGCAAACTCGTGGATGTATTCAGAGCATTCGAGACCACACCTTTGCATGAGAAAGCCAGAAACAATGTCGTTTCTTTGCTTGTAAAGGTCAAGAAGATAGGGTTCATACGTGAGCTTTTCGAATTCTTTACTGATACAGCGCATGACATCCAATGTCTTTAAAGATGTACGTGAAAGAATTTCAGTCTTCACCATGTCGTCACAAAGCTTGAATTCCATTGAAAAGAATTTGAAATTTTCGTATGGAGGTTTTCTTTTGAAGGAGGGTCGACGTTTTTGTGAAGAGAAATATTACGAAATACAAATACGTATAGAGGATGATTGTGATAGGTTTACGAAGGGATGTGATACTTTATATATATGTAGACATGGATTGGTATTTGGTAAGTTGAGTTGTAGTAGGGTGACATAGTACTTATTGCTTTACTTGCGTCCAAAGTTTCATAATTTACGGTATATATTGTGTTACAGTTTCCATGCATGTATATAAAATAGGTATTTTTTAATATGTGGGAATTGATGATAtatattaccataattaattataaaatacattagttataaatattatcataattaataattaaatgtaAAGTGTATTAATAATCTTCATAATAAATGTATTTtgaatttaattatggtaatattttttAATAGTGCCTTAGAAAATCCTATAAAATAAAGGATAAAGGCTTGAAGAAATCTACTCCGTTGTTTTAATTGTAAGCTGTTTTTATATTTGTTATTGGTGAGCATTTCcatattttgatatttataatatttttggatatccattttttaataaatataatatttttaataagaATATAACTCGGATATATACATTAGTAATTTCTTTATTAAAAGTAATATAACACTGATGATATTTATTTTCCATACGAGTTATTTAATAACGAGTTTTATTACATGCGCATAATTATTTAATCATCTTTAATTTTTAGTAGTTACTCATATGTCATAACAataatttaatattaataaaatttggttttaaatgaatatttttatatttagattggtataaattttaattttatattctgttttgattttttaaaacCCCGACACACTACCTAGCTAGCTTCACCGCTGGTTTCCATGCATGGTTCACCTCTTGCATTATAAACTTCTTGTGGCGAAGGTAAAGATTGTCAATGCCACAATTTTATCATTTTTATCATATCTTAATAAATAATTAGATATATTAGTTAATGATACAAAACCAATTAGAATggacaaaatataaaaataaataaatagaatctAATATGATATCTTTATCCCATTAAATCCAACTTTTTGGTGGCTAGTAGAAAATGGGGATATTACATAGATGTACAAAAAAACAAATTTCTTTTGTACCGAGTAAACATAAATAAATGACCATTGCCTTTCTACTATTCCAAACAATTTCATCATGGTCCATGTGGTATGGAAAATtgcaaaatggtccctgtggtatgcaaaattttggggttttagtccaaacaatgacttttttggtttcgtagtccttttggagtagtttgtatgtgaaaatggtccctccgaaaattgaaatgactataatatccttggggtatttatttttcatttttctttcatttttttttaaaattaatatttatttatttattttaacaattaaaaaaataataaaggacccacctctctctctctaacctaacCCAACACAGATCACTTCATCTTCAAGATTTTATCCCCCAAATCCATCGTCGACATCCCCAGTCGATCTCATAAACACTGAAACACACCTTCGATGAAAGTATCTGATACAGTTGTATGCCTTGGCCCCTAAATTGATGTGCTATTCTTTATACATGGCTTGGGGTTTTCAAGATACATGGCTTGGGGTTTTCAAGATACCTTAAAATTCTCCATCGCTGCACTAATGGAGTTCAAATCAAGATTTAATGCGCAGCTGAAGCAAAGTCAAGTCCAAGCTAATCTTCAATGGCGATGTGATAAGAAAAGGGCTTCAATTAAATGACGTGTTCAGGCCCCAGATTGTGGATTCCACTCTAAAACCTGCAACTACTTCCAGTGAGTTTTTTGCTCTTTTTTTGAAGATTTTTTCTGTGGAGCAAAATTGAATCTCATGAACCCCCTCCTGAAGATTATTGCGATCGCTGCTGCCTTTCCCCCTTTCATCCTCCATTTCTTCTCCGTTCCTTGGCCTGAACCCACCACCGAAGTGGGTGTTTCCCCGGAGCAAACATTGAAGGCGACAACCTCTTTTTTGAGGACTTTAGTCAAACACTTGGTCCGCCATAATGAAAACTCCACCTCTATACAAAAGCAATTCGTAGAGGGATTCCACGCACCCAAACAACTATAAAACATAGGCAATTTAAAGGAGAAAAAAACAAAATTGGACTTGTCTTTAATCGCCCAATTGAATTTCGAAGAAGCCATAGAAATCGCACACTGTACTTGAGTTTCTGCAGTCTTCTTAATCGATAATCACTTGTGAA
This window encodes:
- the LOC111919922 gene encoding uncharacterized protein LOC111919922, with the protein product MEFKLCDDMVKTEILSRTSLKTLDVMRCISKEFEKLTYEPYLLDLYKQRNDIVSGFLMQRCGLECSEYIHEFAPSRGSKSIDLGFLPRNARILASSEQGIIVFQSPYTRFSGSISYYVCKPATKQVVPLPNPRTRYTTEKIAIVVVGSNPVLHYKIIRLSSSNFVKRRGEFYRTYRCEIFDSTTWVWKLMDLLLLPSSVSLDMASPVITTRGSIYMLLLNNDILKFDSYSEKWTTFSSPIQDRDYELYTSRQLVKHDGRLGYFCKSSINCGCEFWVLGTDAESWEKIYVFNKEESEDINNTRNLELFDDPNASVKIWTGVFLFYKEKTIVSKRSDDQMFVYRSDFEPINLKLGKQESMRYIVIETDLVFLRGYVSVIHLTSGFSVVQWYAILLISRFRGTETNHRWMILAKPDVVNSMGSEILGIDLAKRVGYARVLQKSQLRD